In Pongo pygmaeus isolate AG05252 chromosome 13, NHGRI_mPonPyg2-v2.0_pri, whole genome shotgun sequence, one genomic interval encodes:
- the UCK1 gene encoding uridine-cytidine kinase 1 isoform X1 — protein sequence MASAGGDDCESPAPEADRPHQRPFLIGVSGGTASGKSTVCEKIMELLGQNEVEQRQRKVVILSQDRFYKVLTAEQKAKALKGQYNFDHPDAFDNDLMHRTLKNIVEGKTVEVPTYDFVTHSRLPETTVVYPADVVLFEGILVFYSQEIRDMFHLRLFVDTDSDVRLSRRVLRDVRRGRDLEQILTQYTTFVKPAFEEFCLPTKKYADVIIPRGVDNMVAINLIVQHIQDILNGDICKWHRGGSNGRSYKRTFSEPGDHPGMLTSGKRSHLESSSRPH from the exons atggcttcGGCGGGAGGCGACGACTGCGAGAGCCCCGCGCCGGAGGCCGACCGTCCGCACCAGCGGCCCTTCCTGATAGGGGTGAGCGGCGGCACTGCCAGCGGGAAG TCGACCGTGTGTGAGAAGATCATGGAGTTGCTGGGACAGAACGAGGTGGAGCAGCGGCAGCGGAAGGTGGTCATCCTGAGCCAGGACAGGTTCTACAAGGTCCTGACGGCAGAGCAGAAGGCCAAGGCCTTGAAAGGACAGTACAATTTTGACCACCCAG ATGCCTTTGATAATGATTTGATGCACAGGACTCTGAAGAACATTGTGGAGGGCAAAACTGTGGAGGTGCCGACCTATGATTTTGTGACGCACTCAAG GTTACCAGAGACCACGGTGGTCTACCCTGCGGACGTGGTTCTGTTTGAGGGCATCTTGGTGTTCTACAGCCAGGAGATCCGGGACATGTTCCACCTGCGCCTCTTCGTGGACACCGACTCCGACGTCAGGCTGTCTCGAAGAG TTCTCCGGGACGTGCGCcgagggagggacctggagcAGATTCTGACGCAGTACACCACCTTCGTGAAGCCGGCCTTCGAGGAGTTCTGCCTGCCG ACAAAGAAGTATGCCGACGTGATCATCCCGCGAGGAGTGGACAATATGG TTGCCATCAACCTGATCGTGCAGCACATCCAGGACATTCTGAATGGTGACATCTGCAAATGGCACCGAGGAGGGTCCAATGGGCGGAGCTACAAGCGGACCTTTTCTGAGCCAGGGGACCACCCTGGGATGCTGACCTCTGGCAAACGGTCACACTTGGAGTCCAGCAGCAGACCCCACTGA
- the UCK1 gene encoding uridine-cytidine kinase 1 isoform X2, with product MASAGGDDCESPAPEADRPHQRPFLIGVSGGTASGKSTVCEKIMELLGQNEVEQRQRKVVILSQDRFYKVLTAEQKAKALKGQYNFDHPDAFDNDLMHRTLKNIVEGKTVEVPTYDFVTHSRLPETTVVYPADVVLFEGILVFYSQEIRDMFHLRLFVDTDSDVRLSRRDKEVCRRDHPARSGQYGCHQPDRAAHPGHSEW from the exons atggcttcGGCGGGAGGCGACGACTGCGAGAGCCCCGCGCCGGAGGCCGACCGTCCGCACCAGCGGCCCTTCCTGATAGGGGTGAGCGGCGGCACTGCCAGCGGGAAG TCGACCGTGTGTGAGAAGATCATGGAGTTGCTGGGACAGAACGAGGTGGAGCAGCGGCAGCGGAAGGTGGTCATCCTGAGCCAGGACAGGTTCTACAAGGTCCTGACGGCAGAGCAGAAGGCCAAGGCCTTGAAAGGACAGTACAATTTTGACCACCCAG ATGCCTTTGATAATGATTTGATGCACAGGACTCTGAAGAACATTGTGGAGGGCAAAACTGTGGAGGTGCCGACCTATGATTTTGTGACGCACTCAAG GTTACCAGAGACCACGGTGGTCTACCCTGCGGACGTGGTTCTGTTTGAGGGCATCTTGGTGTTCTACAGCCAGGAGATCCGGGACATGTTCCACCTGCGCCTCTTCGTGGACACCGACTCCGACGTCAGGCTGTCTCGAAGAG ACAAAGAAGTATGCCGACGTGATCATCCCGCGAGGAGTGGACAATATGG TTGCCATCAACCTGATCGTGCAGCACATCCAGGACATTCTGAATGGTGA